The nucleotide window CCGGGTCGGACGCCGAGACCTTGCTAGGCTGCAGGGAACCGTAGAACCGGGCGTTGTCTCACCCGGCAGGTGAGACCGTCGAGAAGTGGGGTCACACCGTGAAGAAGCTGCTTGTTCTCGCTCTGGTCGCCGTCGGCGGGCTCCTGGTCTGGCGCAAGGTGCAGGCCGACCGTGCGGAGCTCGATCTGTGGACTGAGGCCACCGGCAGCGAGAACTGACCACCAGGGATGGTGCTTGATCGTGGCAGAGGTGCGGGAATGACCCCCGTGAAGCTGGCCTGCCTTGACTTGGCCGGGACCACGATCGGTGACATCGACATGGTGGAACGGGCGTTCGCCGAGGCGATCGCCACGCAGGGCATCGTCCCCGGGACCAGCGCCTATGCCCGTGCCATGGTGCATGTGCACAGGTCCCGGGGATGTCCCAAGATCGAAGTCTTCCGGGGCATCTTCCCCGGCAACGAA belongs to Microbispora sp. ZYX-F-249 and includes:
- a CDS encoding DLW-39 family protein, whose amino-acid sequence is MKKLLVLALVAVGGLLVWRKVQADRAELDLWTEATGSEN